From Candidatus Baltobacteraceae bacterium:
GAACGTTGGGGTATCACGCCCGAGCAATTCGACGCGGCCCTCACCAAATACAAGACCGACGAAGAACTGCTCGCCTGGCTACGGGGACGGGTTCCTCCGCAAAACGTCAAACGCGCCAACGAGTGGCTCCTCGCGGAGCGCATCGAGAACCTCGACCGGCAAGACGCCGAGGAGGGAGTCACCGTTGGGTGAGATGATCGAATTCACCCGTCCCGACGGCAAGAAAGCGCCGGGCTACTACACCGCGAGCGCTCCGAACGCACCCGGCGTGGTGATGCTCGAAGAATGGTGGGGCGTTACGGATCACATCAAGCATACCGCGGATGAACTCGCCGCAGCCGGGTTCCGCGTGCTGATCCCGGATCTCTATCGCGGTCGCGTCGCCGCCGTCGGCGACGAGGCCAATCACC
This genomic window contains:
- a CDS encoding DUF5069 domain-containing protein, with the protein product MATDFRDGKTFPRRGRDAIDGVLWLKRVSDKGRAAAAGTIFDYIYPCPMDKGVMERWGITPEQFDAALTKYKTDEELLAWLRGRVPPQNVKRANEWLLAERIENLDRQDAEEGVTVG